A genomic window from Acidobacteriota bacterium includes:
- a CDS encoding tetratricopeptide repeat protein, whose amino-acid sequence MDLQQIEIQEIKIRDLLKSKKTLLVITLLLTLIFSSSLFLTSCKRGIEESLKRANKAWDAEDYETAVEEYERYLAAYPTGEPAQDARFQLANIYYFHLKRYEQARAHYVEFINQSPSHPNVFAARERLAEVLSELGRSYEAIAEYENLNLPDPDERRRIRLRIADLYYDHKNYSQALTEYEKVVSRADYDLMTEQALLREASIYHLTRSQPKLALPVYQRLATESADEKVKLRATYGVADCYAELFEIENAVKTLRSIELPAEQAYINKRISELEGRKREASQAREAVQKAGPQGSGEQ is encoded by the coding sequence ATGGATTTGCAGCAAATAGAGATTCAGGAAATAAAAATTCGCGATTTGTTAAAAAGTAAAAAGACCCTCTTGGTTATCACGCTTCTTCTTACCTTGATCTTTTCATCATCCCTATTTTTAACTTCGTGCAAACGCGGCATCGAAGAGTCGTTGAAACGCGCCAATAAAGCCTGGGATGCGGAAGATTATGAAACGGCGGTCGAAGAATATGAACGCTACCTGGCGGCTTATCCCACCGGTGAACCCGCGCAGGATGCCCGGTTTCAACTCGCCAATATTTATTATTTTCATTTGAAGCGATACGAACAGGCGCGCGCCCACTATGTCGAATTCATCAATCAATCGCCTTCGCATCCCAATGTTTTTGCCGCCCGTGAGAGACTTGCGGAAGTGCTCAGTGAGTTGGGGCGCTCCTATGAAGCGATTGCCGAATATGAAAATCTCAATCTGCCTGACCCCGATGAGCGTCGCCGCATTCGCCTGCGCATCGCCGATTTGTATTACGACCATAAAAACTACAGTCAGGCACTCACCGAATATGAAAAGGTCGTGAGTCGTGCCGATTATGATTTGATGACCGAACAGGCGCTCTTGCGTGAAGCGTCGATTTATCATTTAACCCGCAGTCAACCCAAACTCGCCTTGCCGGTCTATCAGAGACTCGCTACAGAAAGCGCCGATGAGAAAGTGAAACTGCGCGCCACTTACGGCGTTGCCGATTGTTATGCGGAGCTGTTTGAAATTGAAAATGCCGTGAAAACCTTGCGTTCGATTGAACTACCCGCCGAACAAGCCTACATCAACAAACGCATCAGTGAACTTGAAGGTCGTAAGCGCGAAGCCTCGCAGGCGCGTGAAGCGGTTCAAAAAGCCGGACCACAAGGCAGCGGCGAACAGTAA
- a CDS encoding type II toxin-antitoxin system Phd/YefM family antitoxin, which produces MNISTKEAREQLSDLISRAAFAKERIILTRHGKAVAAVVPIEDYDLLEQIEDRIDLEEARAVLAETKKKGTIPWEKLKAELDL; this is translated from the coding sequence ATGAATATTTCAACCAAAGAAGCAAGAGAGCAACTCTCTGACTTAATCAGTCGGGCTGCTTTTGCTAAAGAACGTATCATCTTAACGCGACACGGCAAGGCTGTGGCAGCTGTTGTGCCCATTGAAGATTATGATCTTCTCGAACAAATAGAGGATCGTATTGACCTTGAAGAGGCTCGTGCCGTGTTAGCCGAGACAAAGAAAAAAGGCACAATTCCATGGGAAAAACTAAAAGCGGAACTAGACCTCTAA
- the gyrA gene encoding DNA gyrase subunit A, translated as MTEVIQRIPVNIEEEMKRSYLDYAMSVIIGRALPDARDGLKPVHRRILYSMHEQGLGPGKAYKKSATVVGDVLGKYHPHGDSAVYDAMVRMAQDFSLRYMLVDGQGNFGCFTGDTKIKLLDGTERTFEELSQLPPDEIFYVYSVDSAKRIVVGEGKHSRITRRNAELVELTFDDGSTVRCTPDHRFMLRDGTWKQAQHLTIEDSLMVGYFDTAPVNQETNDYLRVKQPTTGEFVFIHRLADEYNRKKGLTEKFNSAFVRHHKNGKRFDNRPSNIERMTWLEHLHLHAKQIRMLWETQEFREAQKKGVQDYYAKHPEVREIRRQRMIAQNKSEKFREENGKRVSKTLREKHKLNPEIAKRRGEYLRQLWQDADYRAKMSKALKGIEKRPLTSVQKRKISKIISEKSRLMWNDEGMRKFITQSIIKSLSDPKVRKKLSEHSRRLWQDPSYRAKYAQDHHKKMAMALWAKPETRPLHREKILRQWQDPNFKAAHLKGRKKYFARRIKENPQCMAQLTERAKIALTQKWKDENYKKKVMRTKIVGYASRLIAEFGKSQLTPECYDAHRNAQWIPNSNKVLSYFQSFEELITVASTHNHRVVSMRWLDEKVDVYDITVNEHHNFMLANGCIVHNSVDGDNAAAYRYTEARLTRIATELLADIDKDTVDFVPNYDESREEPTVLPARYPNLLVNGSGGIAVGMATNIPPHNLSEIIEATIYLIQNPNARLSTLMNYVPGPDFPTGGFIYGREGIKNAYETGRGSIVMRAKVAIDRGGRSGERIAIVVTAIPYQVNKSKLIERIAELINEKRIEGIADLRDESDREGMRIVMELKRDAIPDIVLNNLYKLTPMQQSFGMINLAIVNGQPRELNLVDTLNIFIEHRRDVVLRRTRYELRKAEARAHILEGLKKALDHLDAVISLIRKSKTSVEAREGLMAKFQFSEIQAKAILEMQLQRLTGLERQKLEDEYKEVIQRIAELQEIISNESVLRNVIVKELREVQHAYGDQRRTEIIEAGAELTIEDLIADEDMAITVTHSGYIKRTPVSVYRAQRRGGTGRRGASLKTEDVVDHIFVASAHSYVMIFTNKGKVHRLKVHEIPDAAAAGRGKAIVNLVNIPKEEKFAGILAVRDFEEGQFVVMVTRKGTIKKTELSEFANIRGSGIIAMGVDDDDELLAVELTDGTKKIFIATREGMAICFEETDVRSMGRPAYGVRGITLGKGDYVINVAAVSEGVEILSISENGFGKRTAIDEYRFQSRGGKGVINMKTSERNGMVVASMPVNDESQVLIITEQGKLIRVEAKGIRVSGRSTQGVKLIDTSDGDKVSAASLIEQQVEVTETNGVS; from the coding sequence ATGACTGAAGTAATTCAGAGGATTCCCGTAAATATTGAAGAAGAGATGAAGCGTAGCTATCTGGACTACGCCATGAGCGTCATCATCGGTCGCGCCTTGCCCGATGCCCGCGACGGGTTAAAGCCCGTACATCGGCGCATTCTTTATTCAATGCACGAGCAGGGACTCGGACCCGGCAAGGCTTACAAAAAATCGGCGACGGTCGTCGGCGATGTGCTCGGTAAATATCACCCGCACGGCGATAGCGCGGTCTATGATGCAATGGTCAGAATGGCACAGGATTTTTCCCTGCGCTATATGCTGGTTGACGGACAAGGCAACTTTGGTTGCTTCACCGGTGATACCAAAATCAAATTGCTTGACGGAACCGAGCGCACTTTTGAAGAGTTGTCACAATTACCACCTGATGAGATTTTCTATGTATACTCCGTAGATTCTGCGAAACGCATAGTCGTTGGTGAAGGCAAACATTCCCGAATTACCCGCCGTAACGCTGAGTTGGTGGAATTGACTTTTGATGATGGCTCAACGGTGCGCTGCACCCCTGATCATCGTTTTATGTTGCGTGACGGCACTTGGAAACAAGCGCAACACCTTACCATAGAGGACAGTTTGATGGTTGGTTATTTTGACACTGCACCAGTCAATCAGGAAACGAATGACTATTTGCGAGTTAAGCAACCGACTACAGGTGAATTTGTATTCATTCATAGGTTGGCTGATGAATACAACCGGAAAAAAGGATTGACCGAAAAGTTTAACAGTGCGTTTGTGCGTCATCATAAAAACGGCAAACGCTTTGATAACCGCCCATCCAATATTGAGCGTATGACTTGGCTTGAACATTTACATTTGCACGCTAAGCAAATTCGCATGCTCTGGGAAACGCAAGAATTCAGAGAGGCACAAAAGAAAGGTGTTCAAGATTATTATGCGAAACATCCGGAAGTCAGAGAAATCCGTCGCCAAAGAATGATTGCTCAAAATAAGAGTGAAAAGTTTCGAGAGGAAAATGGCAAGCGGGTTTCTAAAACTCTACGCGAAAAGCATAAATTGAATCCTGAAATCGCCAAACGACGAGGCGAGTATCTGCGTCAACTGTGGCAAGATGCAGATTATCGCGCCAAGATGAGTAAGGCTTTGAAAGGCATTGAAAAGCGTCCCCTAACAAGTGTGCAGAAAAGAAAGATTAGCAAAATTATTTCAGAAAAGAGTCGCTTAATGTGGAATGATGAAGGAATGCGCAAATTCATAACTCAGTCCATTATTAAGTCATTAAGCGATCCTAAAGTGCGAAAGAAATTGAGTGAGCATAGTCGTCGTTTATGGCAAGACCCCTCATATCGTGCCAAATACGCACAAGACCATCACAAAAAGATGGCAATGGCTTTGTGGGCTAAACCCGAAACTCGACCCTTGCATCGTGAAAAAATATTACGACAATGGCAAGACCCAAATTTCAAAGCCGCACACCTAAAAGGACGCAAAAAATATTTTGCTCGAAGAATAAAAGAAAACCCACAGTGCATGGCTCAGCTTACAGAGAGAGCTAAAATCGCGCTTACTCAAAAGTGGAAAGATGAAAACTACAAGAAAAAAGTCATGCGAACAAAAATCGTAGGCTATGCCTCACGATTGATTGCAGAATTTGGAAAATCACAATTGACACCTGAGTGTTATGATGCCCATCGAAACGCACAATGGATTCCGAACAGCAATAAGGTTTTGAGTTACTTTCAGAGTTTTGAGGAATTGATTACGGTTGCATCAACACATAATCACCGCGTTGTGAGTATGCGTTGGCTGGATGAAAAAGTTGATGTTTATGACATTACCGTAAACGAACATCACAACTTCATGCTTGCCAACGGTTGCATTGTTCATAATTCTGTGGATGGCGACAATGCGGCGGCTTATCGTTACACCGAAGCGCGACTGACACGCATCGCTACGGAACTGCTTGCCGACATTGATAAAGACACGGTCGATTTCGTCCCCAATTATGATGAATCGCGAGAAGAACCGACGGTGCTGCCGGCGCGTTACCCCAATCTTTTAGTCAATGGTTCGGGCGGCATCGCTGTCGGGATGGCGACCAACATTCCGCCACACAATTTGAGTGAAATCATCGAGGCGACGATCTACCTGATTCAAAATCCCAATGCGCGACTTTCGACCTTGATGAATTATGTGCCGGGGCCGGATTTTCCGACCGGCGGATTTATCTATGGTCGCGAAGGCATCAAGAATGCCTACGAAACCGGACGCGGTTCAATCGTCATGCGCGCTAAAGTCGCTATTGACCGTGGGGGGCGGTCGGGCGAACGCATCGCCATCGTCGTCACCGCGATTCCTTATCAGGTCAATAAATCGAAACTCATCGAACGCATTGCCGAACTCATCAACGAAAAGCGCATCGAAGGCATCGCCGATTTGCGCGATGAATCCGACCGCGAAGGCATGCGCATCGTGATGGAACTCAAACGTGATGCTATCCCCGACATTGTGTTGAACAATCTTTACAAACTCACGCCCATGCAACAGTCGTTTGGCATGATCAATCTCGCCATCGTCAACGGTCAGCCGCGTGAGTTGAACCTGGTTGACACGCTCAACATTTTCATTGAACACCGTCGCGATGTGGTGTTGCGACGCACCCGTTATGAACTGCGCAAAGCTGAAGCGCGCGCCCATATCCTCGAAGGCTTAAAGAAAGCCTTAGACCATCTCGACGCCGTGATTTCGCTGATTCGCAAATCGAAGACCAGTGTTGAAGCTCGCGAAGGCTTGATGGCGAAATTTCAATTTTCTGAGATTCAGGCAAAAGCCATTCTCGAAATGCAGTTGCAAAGACTCACAGGGCTTGAACGCCAGAAGCTTGAGGATGAATACAAAGAGGTCATTCAACGCATCGCCGAATTGCAGGAAATCATTTCCAACGAATCGGTGCTGCGCAATGTGATTGTCAAAGAATTGCGCGAAGTGCAACACGCCTATGGTGATCAACGCCGCACCGAAATTATCGAAGCGGGCGCGGAACTCACCATCGAAGATTTGATTGCCGATGAAGATATGGCAATCACGGTGACGCATTCCGGTTACATCAAACGCACGCCGGTATCTGTGTATCGCGCCCAACGTCGCGGTGGAACCGGCAGACGCGGCGCGTCGCTTAAAACCGAAGATGTGGTTGATCACATCTTTGTCGCCTCTGCGCACAGCTACGTCATGATATTCACCAACAAAGGCAAAGTGCATCGCCTGAAAGTCCATGAAATTCCTGATGCGGCGGCAGCCGGGCGCGGCAAAGCGATTGTCAATCTCGTCAACATTCCCAAAGAAGAGAAATTCGCCGGGATTTTAGCAGTCCGTGATTTTGAAGAAGGTCAGTTTGTGGTGATGGTGACGCGCAAAGGCACGATTAAAAAGACCGAGCTTTCCGAATTTGCCAACATTCGCGGCTCAGGCATTATTGCGATGGGCGTCGATGATGATGATGAACTCCTGGCGGTTGAACTCACTGACGGCACCAAGAAAATTTTCATTGCCACGCGCGAAGGCATGGCAATCTGTTTTGAAGAAACCGATGTGCGTTCGATGGGCAGACCGGCTTACGGGGTGCGCGGCATTACGCTTGGCAAAGGCGATTATGTCATCAACGTTGCGGCGGTCAGTGAAGGCGTGGAAATTCTTTCGATTTCAGAAAACGGTTTCGGCAAACGTACAGCAATTGATGAATACCGTTTCCAATCGCGCGGCGGCAAAGGCGTCATCAACATGAAGACTTCGGAACGCAACGGCATGGTAGTCGCTTCGATGCCGGTAAACGATGAGAGTCAGGTGTTGATTATCACCGAGCAAGGCAAACTGATTCGCGTCGAAGCCAAAGGCATTCGCGTGTCGGGTCGTTCAACTCAGGGGGTGAAATTGATTGACACCTCTGACGGTGACAAAGTTTCTGCGGCGTCGCTCATTGAACAACAGGTCGAGGTGACCGAAACCAATGGCGTGAGTTGA
- a CDS encoding DinB family protein has translation MKKLSAILIFVVLLSGFAMGESPKSMSDPKMTKEERAYVIKALLDADQETLAAIEKLTDAQWNFRPAPFKWTVGETAEHIALAEGLLFAQVERALAAPENADWETKTANKMQIIEGPLAKRQGRAQAPEPIQPMKRNMSRPEIMKLLKENRAKSLKFARETDANMKSHTLDHPFPIFGTLNAYQWLLYIPMHSLRHNKQIVEIKANPNFPK, from the coding sequence ATGAAGAAATTATCCGCGATATTGATATTCGTAGTTCTGCTTTCAGGCTTTGCAATGGGAGAATCTCCCAAATCAATGTCTGACCCGAAGATGACCAAGGAAGAACGCGCGTATGTCATCAAGGCTTTGCTTGATGCAGACCAGGAGACCCTTGCTGCGATTGAAAAATTGACCGACGCGCAATGGAATTTCCGACCTGCGCCATTCAAATGGACGGTTGGTGAAACCGCCGAACACATCGCGCTTGCCGAAGGCTTATTATTCGCTCAGGTTGAACGCGCCCTTGCCGCGCCGGAAAATGCCGATTGGGAAACTAAAACGGCAAATAAAATGCAAATCATTGAAGGACCGCTTGCCAAACGTCAGGGCAGAGCGCAAGCGCCGGAACCGATTCAACCGATGAAGCGCAATATGTCGCGCCCGGAGATAATGAAACTCTTGAAAGAGAATCGCGCCAAGAGTTTGAAATTTGCGCGGGAAACCGACGCCAATATGAAGTCGCACACGCTTGATCATCCGTTCCCGATTTTCGGAACCCTGAATGCCTATCAATGGTTGTTGTATATCCCTATGCACAGCCTGCGTCATAACAAACAGATTGTCGAAATCAAAGCCAATCCCAATTTCCCGAAGTAA
- a CDS encoding AAA family ATPase, with the protein MIQLLSVKLKTKPRNSPVYPLNLPLVKNFTELSFDSPVTFFVGENGSGKSTLMEAIAAGVNAVTVGAEDVGRDKTLSGARRLGKELKFAWRTRNHRGFFLRAEDFFGFAKRVSHLMEEMDELAEAYKQKFTGYALGLAKGSALSQKRALIEKYGENLDANSHGESFLKLFQARFVAGGLYLLDEPEAPLSPLRQLSFLAMLKEMVAEDAQFIIATHSPILMAYPQATIYSFDHQPIKAVAYDDLEHVTLTRAFLNNPESFLRRL; encoded by the coding sequence ATGATTCAATTACTGAGCGTCAAGCTAAAAACCAAACCGCGAAATTCGCCGGTTTATCCGCTCAATTTGCCGCTGGTGAAAAACTTCACGGAACTGTCGTTTGATTCACCTGTCACCTTTTTTGTCGGCGAAAACGGCTCCGGCAAATCGACGTTGATGGAAGCGATTGCCGCCGGCGTCAACGCGGTCACGGTCGGCGCAGAAGATGTCGGGCGCGACAAAACCTTATCGGGAGCCAGACGACTCGGCAAAGAGTTGAAGTTCGCCTGGCGCACGCGCAATCATCGCGGCTTCTTTTTGCGCGCCGAAGATTTTTTCGGCTTTGCCAAACGGGTGTCCCATCTGATGGAAGAGATGGACGAACTCGCCGAAGCGTATAAGCAGAAATTCACCGGCTATGCGCTTGGATTGGCGAAAGGTTCGGCGCTCAGTCAAAAACGCGCCTTGATAGAAAAGTACGGCGAAAACCTCGATGCCAATTCACACGGCGAATCATTTCTAAAATTGTTTCAGGCGCGATTCGTTGCCGGTGGACTCTATTTGCTGGATGAACCCGAAGCCCCGCTTTCACCGCTCAGACAACTCTCATTCTTAGCGATGCTCAAAGAGATGGTCGCCGAAGATGCGCAATTTATTATCGCTACCCACTCGCCAATTCTGATGGCATACCCACAGGCGACGATTTACAGTTTCGATCATCAACCGATAAAAGCAGTGGCTTACGATGACCTCGAACACGTCACTCTGACGCGGGCATTTTTAAATAATCCCGAATCTTTTCTGAGACGCCTGTAA
- a CDS encoding molybdenum cofactor biosynthesis protein MoaE, giving the protein MSDTITITVLLFGQAREFAGKQQIELSVIQPATVESAFAMLKSEFPRLAAMQRSLMFAVNEEYASLNQSLSNNDQLAILPPVSGGEDEHADIFEITRAPINIADFRARLLEGDSGAVVIFDGVVRNNTKGRPTLYLEYEGYESMALKTLAQIGREVHEQWAINRFGIIHRLGRMEISQSSVVIIVTSAHRRIAFEACHYAIDRLKKIVPIWKKEFFEDGEIWVEGEPPEAEGKS; this is encoded by the coding sequence ATGAGCGATACCATTACGATCACCGTTTTATTATTCGGGCAGGCGCGTGAGTTTGCAGGTAAACAACAAATCGAACTCAGCGTAATTCAACCGGCAACCGTCGAAAGCGCGTTTGCGATGCTTAAATCCGAGTTTCCACGTCTTGCGGCAATGCAGCGCAGCCTGATGTTTGCGGTCAACGAAGAGTACGCTTCATTGAATCAATCACTATCCAATAACGACCAACTCGCCATCTTGCCGCCGGTAAGCGGCGGCGAAGACGAACACGCAGATATTTTTGAAATCACCAGAGCGCCGATAAACATTGCGGATTTTCGCGCCCGCCTGCTTGAAGGCGACTCAGGCGCGGTAGTGATTTTCGATGGCGTGGTGCGCAACAACACCAAAGGTCGCCCGACCCTTTATCTCGAATATGAAGGCTATGAATCGATGGCTTTGAAAACTCTGGCGCAAATCGGGCGCGAAGTTCACGAGCAATGGGCGATTAACCGATTCGGCATCATTCATCGTTTGGGGCGAATGGAAATCAGCCAGTCGAGCGTCGTCATTATCGTTACTTCGGCGCATCGCCGCATCGCTTTCGAGGCGTGTCATTATGCGATTGACCGCTTGAAAAAAATTGTGCCGATTTGGAAGAAAGAATTTTTCGAGGACGGCGAAATCTGGGTCGAAGGCGAGCCGCCAGAGGCGGAGGGCAAAAGTTAA
- a CDS encoding M67 family metallopeptidase, giving the protein MSREEITISEMARSKIESHALQCAPNECCGLLGGRGDKIASTYPLANVAEKPCTRYFAAPEALFKAMRQIREAGEEMLGIYHSHPRSPAFPSRVDVEMAFYPDAIYFIISLLNPMELRAFTIEDEVFNEIEISIINNL; this is encoded by the coding sequence ATGAGCCGAGAAGAAATCACCATTAGCGAAATGGCGCGCAGCAAAATCGAAAGCCACGCTTTACAATGTGCGCCAAATGAGTGTTGCGGATTGCTTGGCGGCAGGGGCGATAAAATCGCTTCAACCTATCCGCTCGCCAATGTTGCGGAAAAACCCTGTACGCGATATTTCGCCGCGCCCGAAGCGTTATTCAAAGCCATGCGGCAAATTCGTGAAGCGGGCGAAGAGATGCTCGGCATCTATCATTCGCATCCGCGCAGCCCGGCTTTCCCTTCGCGCGTAGATGTCGAGATGGCTTTTTACCCGGATGCGATTTACTTTATCATTTCACTTTTAAACCCGATGGAATTGCGAGCGTTTACAATCGAAGACGAAGTGTTTAACGAAATCGAAATTTCAATCATCAATAATTTATGA